One window from the genome of Pyrus communis chromosome 16, drPyrComm1.1, whole genome shotgun sequence encodes:
- the LOC137720823 gene encoding ABC transporter G family member 4-like, whose product MESDAPPTQPPSKTYELTASSISYTKSITAATTFSPFHLLFKQCTFPTPTYILKDISLTAYPSEILAIVGPSGAGKSTLLDILAARRSPTSGALLLNSFPISASSFRKLSAYVPQHDACLPLLTVFETFAFAASLLVPNPNPSNIAAIVSSLLTELRLTHLSNTRLGQGLSGGERRRVSIGLSLLHDPSVLLLDEPTSGLDSTSAFNVIQTLKSICTSRHRTVILSIHQPSFKILSTVDRILLLSKGSVVHHGTLSSLEVFLLSNGFTVPPQLNALEYTMEILNHLPPITSTKTTSSPPNDPIDHEKQPFRPVIRYKSSRIQEILALYNRFWKIIYRTRQLLLTNTLEALLVGLVLGTIYINIGFDKQGIEKRFGLFAFTLTFLLSSTTEALPIFINERPILLRETSGGIYRLSSYLIANTLVFLPYLLAIAIIYSVSVYFLVGLCGSWQAFAYFVLVIWIIVLMANSFVLFLSSLAPNYIAGTSLVTIFLGGFFLFSGYFISQGNMPKYWLFMHFFSMYKYALDALLINEYGCLVSTCLIWYQESNSDSKVCMVTGGDVLQKRGLHEGQRWTNIYILLGFFVFYRVLCLMVLIRRVSRSKK is encoded by the coding sequence ATGGAATCAGATGCACCACCAACCCAACCACCCTCCAAAACTTACGAACTAACAGCCTCTTCCATATCCTACACCAAATCAATCACAGCCGCCACCACCTTCTCCCCATTTCACCTCCTCTTCAAGCAATGCACCTTCCCCACCCCCACCTACATCCTCAAAGACATCTCCCTCACCGCCTACCCCTCCGAAATCCTCGCCATTGTGGGCCCTAGCGGCGCCGGAAAATCAACCCTCCTTGACATCTTAGCCGCCCGAAGATCACCCACAAGCGGCGCTCTCCTCCTCAACTCTTTCCCCATCAGCGCTTCCTCATTCCGCAAGCTCTCAGCCTATGTCCCTCAGCACGACGCATGCCTTCCCCTCCTCACTGTTTTCGAAACCTTTGCTTTTGCCGCAAGCCTCCTCgtccctaaccctaacccttcAAACATTGCCGCCATTGTCTCCTCTCTTCTTACCGAGCTCCGGCTCACACATTTGTCCAACACCCGCCTCGGCCAAGGCCTATCGGGCGGCGAACGCAGGCGTGTCTCCATAGGCCTCAGCCTTCTCCACGACCCTTCTGTCCTCCTTCTCGACGAGCCCACCTCAGGTCTCGACAGCACCTCTGCTTTCAACGTAATCCAAACCCTAAAATCCATCTGCACGTCGCGTCACCGCACTGTGATTTTATCAATCCACCAACCCAGCTTCAAAATCCTCTCCACCGTTGATAGGATTCTCTTGCTATCAAAAGGGTCAGTTGTCCACCACGGAACCCTTTCCTCTCTCGAAGTTTTTCTGCTCTCTAATGGCTTCACTGTCCCTCCACAACTCAATGCCTTGGAATATACCATGGAAATTCTCAACCACCTCCCTCCCATCACATCTACAAAAACCACATCATCACCTCCTAATGATCCTATTGATCATGAAAAGCAGCCATTTAGGCCAGTCATTAGATACAAAAGCTCTAGAATTCAAGAGATATTGGCTCTATACAACCGGTTTTGGAAAATCATCTACAGAACAAGGCAGCTCCTTTTAACAAACACTCTTGAAGCACTTCTTGTAGGTCTTGTTTTGGGAACTATTTACATCAACATTGGATTCGACAAGCAAGGAATCGAAAAGCGGTTTGGCCTCTTCGCCTTCACTCTTACATTCCTCCTCTCCTCCACCACCGAAGCCCTACCAATCTTCATCAACGAAAGGCCGATCCTCCTCCGAGAAACCTCCGGCGGAATCTACCGGCTCTCCTCATACCTCATCGCCAACACTCTCGTTTTCTTGCCCTACTTGCTTGCCATTGCGATCATATACTCCGTTTCGGTCTACTTCTTGGTGGGTCTGTGTGGTTCTTGGCAGGCGTTTGCTTATTTTGTTCTGGTCATATGGATCATTGTTCTAATGGCGAATTCATTCGTCTTGTTCTTGAGCTCTCTGGCTCCCAACTACATCGCCGGGACTTCGCTCGTGACGATATTTTTGGGCGGGTTTTTTCTCTTCTCCGGCTACTTCATCTCCCAAGGTAACATGCCCAAGTACTGGCTCTTCATGCACTTCTTCTCCATGTACAAATATGCCCTGGATGCCCTTCTGATCAACGAGTACGGTTGCCTTGTGTCAACGTGTTTGATATGGTACCAAGAGAGTAACAGTGATAGTAAAGTTTGCATGGTGACGGGAGGCGACGTGTTGCAGAAGAGAGGGCTGCATGAAGGGCAGAGGTGGACTAATATCTACATCCTGCTAGGGTTTTTCGTGTTCTATCGTGTGCTTTGTTTGATGGTTTTGATCAGAAGGGTTTCCAGATCAAAGAAGTAG